A genomic segment from Aegilops tauschii subsp. strangulata cultivar AL8/78 chromosome 1, Aet v6.0, whole genome shotgun sequence encodes:
- the LOC109741829 gene encoding uncharacterized protein, translated as MASLLRRRHPHPSAVSAHLLRRLSALPDVDPSPAPAPAPARAAARASIIDLQLAVRAETDPDRVHSLVASALSSPNYHRLHTSRDLFSLAASRLDRLHRPDLAASLLDQLLASAPVSPGLLARALSLFPGPDDAVRAFSSSAPAARSDVSLSALLSALLRAGRIDDLKSTFKSAESSLGVAPGRASHNVLLHALVKSSELPAARKLLNEMAKKKFKHRPPADIISYNTLLAGFSEQDDAEEFEKLLKEINENKLEPNVVTYNCRMRWFARKGETFKGEELLDVMESKGVLPNYVTYNALVQGYCKEGNAGAAMRVFKRMKVMKRREGRSDLGVSVHSQTYVLLFKSLVEKERLDDALWLCNSCFAMKAAPSFEAVKGLVEGLVKGGRSAEAKGVVAKMSFLVKGDAKVAWEKIAGELSLEEGAPSSDP; from the coding sequence ATGGCGTCCCTCctgcgccgccgccacccccacccctccgccgtctccgcccacctcctccgccgcctctccGCGCTCCCGGACGTCGATCCTTCGCcagcccccgcccccgcccccgcccgcgcggcggcccgcgcctccatcATCGATCTCCAGCTCGCCGTCCGCGCGGAGACCGACCCGGACCGCGTCCACTCCCTCGTCGCCTCCGCGCTCTCCAGCCCCAACTACCACCGCCTCCACACCTCGCGCGACCTCTTCTCCctcgccgcctcccgcctcgaCCGCCTCCACCGCCCCGACCTCGCCGCCTCCCTCCTCGACCAGCTCCTCGCCTCCGCCCCGGTCTCCCCCGGCCTCCTCGCGCGCGCCCTCTCCCTCTTCCCGGGCCCGGACGACGCCGTCCgtgccttctcctcctccgcccccgccgcccgctcCGATGTCTCACTCTCCGCCCTCCTCTCCGCGCTTCTACGCGCGGGCCGCATCGACGACCTCAAGTCAACCTTCAAATCCGCCGAGTCCTCGCTCGGCGTCGCCCCTGGCCGCGCCTCCCACAACGTGCTCCTCCACGCTCTGGTCAAGAGCTCTGAGCTACCCGCTGCCCGCAAGCTGCTCAACGAAATGGCCAAGAAGAAGTTTAAGCATCGCCCGCCCGCGGACATCATATCCTACAATACTCTCCTCGCTGGGTTCTCCGAGCAGGACGATGCCGAGGAGTTTGAGAAGCTGCTCAAGGAAATCAATGAGAACAAGCTGGAGCCTAATGTCGTCACATACAATTGCCGGATGCGGTGGTTTGCAAGGAAGGGGGAAACCTTCAAGGGCGAGGAGCTGCTCGATGTGATGGAGTCAAAAGGCGTGCTGCCCAATTACGTTACTTACAATGCGCTTGTGCAGGGGTACTGCAAGGAGGGGAATGCCGGGGCCGCCATGCGAGTATTCAAGAGGATGAAGGTGATGAAGAGGCGGGAGGGGAGGAGTGACTTGGGAGTGTCGGTGCACTCGCAGACATATGTCCTGCTGTTTAAGAGTTTGGTAGAGAAGGAAAGGCTTGATGATGCACTGTGGCTTTGTAACAGCTGCTTTGCAATGAAGGCAGCCCCATCATTTGAGGCTGTCAAGGGTTTAGTCGAGGGGTTGGTCAAGGGAGGGAGGTCTGCAGAGGCCAAGGGTGTTGTTGCTAAGATGAGCTTTCTTGTGAAAGGGGATGCTAAAGTTGCTTGGGAGAAGATTGCTGGTGAATTATCTCTTGAAGAGGG
- the LOC109741842 gene encoding pre-mRNA-processing protein 40C isoform X1 — MATPEVVASDGANPQHEPSRAEEAAPVAEPGEASDLGAVAAAPAVEEVAAGDAPPATTPTSTSTSSAAVLPPPASPASAAAPGPRPPRPQFAGSPAYMAPPASSPAPAFSYNVLPRAPPPQHMGSGLAHQQLASAPAPMARPMPPAALQPPAPRQYFGNRPSFSYNVVSHANASLPTGQQFQLDTRTNHAVQVPMFAPPASLQPPAPGQLPRLGAPFPGPMAPNPPASIRLPFPVPPRTPNILYGANPQQGNLDVGASKSDAPSAPEVSPHTVQSLPPRPEGFGAVGGSAPGQRPSNLSTPPSLLQRPTGPAPSLPQTSPSGAAPGAVPRATQQQFYPSYPSAPGNPPQPLWGYPPQPTGFQQAPFHSYPPGSLGPLGAPMVGTSSVTTSLPNIQPPGITTGDPKEQPSVNPGSVQSIHTSVEQHPTGLEDRSTAGVQDSDTWSAHKTEAGVLYYYNALTGESTYQRPPGYKGELEKVAAQPVPASWDKIAGTDWSIVTTSDGKKYYYDNKQKVSSWQLPPEVAELNKNADSGNLKGSSTSLQDAGTVANKGEASGEISTPAIQTGGRDSLPLRQTVAPASPSALDLIKKKLQDAGAFSVSSPLATPSSSASELNGSKPADGAPKEQQGSKNGEKSKDNNGNENMSDSSSDSDDEEHGPSKEDCIREFKKMLKERGVAPFSKWEKELPKIVFDSRFKAIPSHSTRRAIFDHFVRTRADEERKEKRAAQKAAVEAYKQLLEEASEGIDSKTGYQDFERKWGADPRFAALDKKEREALFKEKVRALEEKVQSARNAVITDFKSMLRECKDIIPTSRWTKVKENFRSDPRYKAVKHEERENAFNEYIAELKSAEREVEQAAKAKVDEQAKLREREREARKRKEREEQEMERVKLKIRRKDATSSYQALLVETIKDPKASWTESKRKLEKDPQGRAVNPDLGQGEAEKLFREHVKDLYERCVRDFKALLSEAIAPDAATRTTEGGKTVVISWSEAKDLLRSDPRYSKVASKDRESMWWRYADDMVRKLKQPDTEKPDTDARQQRQQRRSSDPPRRR; from the exons ATGGCGACGCCGGAGGTGGTCGCCTCCGACGGTGCCAACCCGCAGCATGAGCCATCTCGGGCTGAGGAAGCTGCCCCAGTGGCGGAACCAGGGGAAGCATCCGATCTTGGCGCCGTTGCGGCGGCCCCAGCGGTGGAAGAGGTGGCAGCTGGGGATGCCCCGCCCGCTACCACTCCTACCTCCACCTCCACCTCGAGTGCCGCAGTGCTACCGCCGCCTGCTTCCCCTGCCTCGGCTGCCGCTCCAGGGCCGCGGCCGCCGCGGCCGCAGTTCGCTGGCTCGCCGGCGTACATGGCGCCTCCGGCGTCGTCTCCGGCGCCCGCGTTCTCTTACAACGTTCTGCCCAGGGCGCCGCCCCCGCAGCATATGGGCAGCGGTTTGGCCCACCAGCAGCTAGCTTCCGCTCCG GCTCCGATGGCTCGTCCAATGCCTCCAGCGGCTCTCCAGCCACCAGCTCCACGGCAGTATTTTGGGAACAGGCCTTCTTTCTCATATAATGTAGTCTCACATGCCAATGCTAGCCTGCCTACTGGTCAGCAGTTTCAACTTGACACT AGGACAAACCATGCTGTCCAAGTCCCTATGTTTGCTCCACCAGCATCCTTGCAACCTCCTGCTCCTGGGCAATTGCCTCGCCTAGGTGCACCATTCCCTGGACCTATGGCACCAAATCCTCCTGCATCTATTCGGTTGCCATTTCCAGTGCCACCTAGGACGCCCAATATTCTTTATGGTGCAAACCCACAACAG GGTAACCTGGATGTTGGTGCTTCCAAGTCGGATGCCCCAAGTGCCCCAGAGGTAAGTCCCCATACAGTGCAGTCACTGCCACCTCGTCCTGAGGGATTTGGGGCTGTTGGGGGTTCTGCACCTGGACAACGTCCTTCAAACTTGTCAACTCCACCAAGCCTCCTTCAGAGGCCTACAGGTCCAGCCCCATCTTTGCCTCAAACATCGCCATCAGGTGCTGCACCAGGTGCTGTTCCACGGGCAACTCAGCAACAGTTTTATCCATCCTATCCTTCAGCGCCTGGTAATCCACCTCAACCTTTATGGGGATATCCTCCACAACCTACTGGCTTTCAGCAGGCTCCCTTCCATTCATATCCACCGGGCTCTCTTGGACCTCTTGGTGCACCAATGGTTGGAACTTCTTCTGTGACTACATCCTTGCCCAACATCCAACCACCAGGCATTACAACTGGTGATCCCAAAGAACAACCATCCGTAAATCCAGGATCTGTGCAGTCCATTCATACTTCAGTTGAACAACATCCAACAG GGCTGGAGGACAGAAGTACGGCCGGAGTTCAGGATTCAGATACATGGTCTGCACACAAAACAGAAGCCGGTGTTCTATATTATTACAATGCCTTGACAGGGGAATCAACTTATCAAAGACCACCTGGTTATAAGGGGGAG CTCGAGAAGGTTGCAGCTCAACCAGTTCCAGCTTCTTG GGACAAAATTGCTGGCACAGACTGGAGCATAGTAACTACAAGTGATGGAAAGAAATATTACTACGACAATAAACAAAAG GTTAGCAGCTGGCAACTTCCGCCAGAGGTGGCTGAACTCAACAAGAATGCTGATTCTGGCAACTTGAAAGGAAGTTCAACTTCACTGCAGGATGCTGGCACAGTAGCAAATAAGGGAGAGGCGAGTGGTGAAATAAGTACTCCTGCCATACAGACAGGTGGCCGTGATTCGTTGCCGCTTCGGCAAACAGTTGCCCCTGCATCGCCTTCTGCTTTGGATTTGATAAAGAAGAAATTGCAGGACGCTGGTGCTTTCAGTGTGTCCTCTCCTCTTGCTACTCCTTCATCTAGTGCATCCGAGTTGAATGGATCTAAACCAGCTGATGGTGCACCTAAGGAACAGCAAGGTTCAAAAAATGGTGAGAAATCAAAGGATAACAATGGCAATGAAAATATGTCAGATTCCTCTTCAGATTCAGATGATGAGGAACATGGACCAAGTAAAGAGGATTGTATTCGTGAGTTTAAG AAAATGCTAAAGGAACGAGGAGTAGCACCATTTTCAAAGTGGGAGAAGGAACTGCCAAAAATAGTATTCGATTCACGATTTAAG GCTATTCCAAGTCACTCGACTAGACGGGCTATATTTGACCACTTTGTTCGGACACGTGCTGACGAGGAACGAAAAGAGAAGAGAGCTGCTCAGAAGGCTGCCGTTGAGGCATATAAACAGCTATTAGAAGAAGCATCTGAG GGCATTGATTCGAAAACAGGTTACCAGGATTTCGAAAGAAAATGGGGTGCTGACCCAAGATTTGCAGCCTTGGATAAAAAAGAAAGGGAGGCTCTTTTCAAGGAGAA GGTGAGGGCTCTTGAAGAGAAAGTTCAATCAGCGCGAAATGCTGTCATAACTGACTTCAAATCAATGCTTCGAGAATGTAAAGATATAATCCCAACTAGCCGTTGGACCAAA GTGAAAGAAAATTTCCGGAGTGATCCAAGGTACAAAGCTGTAAAGCACGAAGAGAGAGAGAATGCTTTTAATGAATACATAGCAGAACTTAAATCCGCTGAACGGGAAGTGGAGCAAGCTGCAAAGGCCAAAGTGGATGAACAA GCCAAATTAAGGGAAAGGGAACGCGAAGCTCGCAAAAGGAAAGAAAGGGAAGAGCAGGAAATGGAGAGAGTAAAATTGAAGATCCGAAGAAAAGATGCCACATCTTCGTATCAGGCTTTGCTTGTTGAAACTATAAAAGATCCAAAG GCATCATGGACTGAATCCAAACGAAAACTTGAGAAGGATCCGCAAGGTCGTGCTGTAAATCCGGACTTAGGCCAAGGTGAGGCCGAGAAGTTATTCCGTGAACATGTCAAGGACTTATATGAG CGTTGTGTCCGTGACTTCAAGGCACTTCTGTCTGAGGCGATTGCCCCAGACGCAGCAACTCGGACGACGGAAGGAGGAAAGACTGTGGTTATCTCTTGGAGCGAAGCAAAAGACCTTCTAAGATCTGATCCAAGGTACAGCAAAGTGGCAAGCAAAGATCGAGAGTCAATGTGGTGGCGATATGCGGATGATATGGTGAGAAAGCTCAAACAGCCGGACACAGAGAAACCGGATACCGATGCCAGACAACAACGACAACAACGCAGGTCCTCTGATCCGCCGAGGCGGAGGTAA
- the LOC109741842 gene encoding pre-mRNA-processing protein 40C isoform X2, producing the protein MPMLACLLRTNHAVQVPMFAPPASLQPPAPGQLPRLGAPFPGPMAPNPPASIRLPFPVPPRTPNILYGANPQQGNLDVGASKSDAPSAPEVSPHTVQSLPPRPEGFGAVGGSAPGQRPSNLSTPPSLLQRPTGPAPSLPQTSPSGAAPGAVPRATQQQFYPSYPSAPGNPPQPLWGYPPQPTGFQQAPFHSYPPGSLGPLGAPMVGTSSVTTSLPNIQPPGITTGDPKEQPSVNPGSVQSIHTSVEQHPTGLEDRSTAGVQDSDTWSAHKTEAGVLYYYNALTGESTYQRPPGYKGELEKVAAQPVPASWDKIAGTDWSIVTTSDGKKYYYDNKQKVSSWQLPPEVAELNKNADSGNLKGSSTSLQDAGTVANKGEASGEISTPAIQTGGRDSLPLRQTVAPASPSALDLIKKKLQDAGAFSVSSPLATPSSSASELNGSKPADGAPKEQQGSKNGEKSKDNNGNENMSDSSSDSDDEEHGPSKEDCIREFKKMLKERGVAPFSKWEKELPKIVFDSRFKAIPSHSTRRAIFDHFVRTRADEERKEKRAAQKAAVEAYKQLLEEASEGIDSKTGYQDFERKWGADPRFAALDKKEREALFKEKVRALEEKVQSARNAVITDFKSMLRECKDIIPTSRWTKVKENFRSDPRYKAVKHEERENAFNEYIAELKSAEREVEQAAKAKVDEQAKLREREREARKRKEREEQEMERVKLKIRRKDATSSYQALLVETIKDPKASWTESKRKLEKDPQGRAVNPDLGQGEAEKLFREHVKDLYERCVRDFKALLSEAIAPDAATRTTEGGKTVVISWSEAKDLLRSDPRYSKVASKDRESMWWRYADDMVRKLKQPDTEKPDTDARQQRQQRRSSDPPRRR; encoded by the exons ATGCCAATGCTAGCCTGCCTACTG AGGACAAACCATGCTGTCCAAGTCCCTATGTTTGCTCCACCAGCATCCTTGCAACCTCCTGCTCCTGGGCAATTGCCTCGCCTAGGTGCACCATTCCCTGGACCTATGGCACCAAATCCTCCTGCATCTATTCGGTTGCCATTTCCAGTGCCACCTAGGACGCCCAATATTCTTTATGGTGCAAACCCACAACAG GGTAACCTGGATGTTGGTGCTTCCAAGTCGGATGCCCCAAGTGCCCCAGAGGTAAGTCCCCATACAGTGCAGTCACTGCCACCTCGTCCTGAGGGATTTGGGGCTGTTGGGGGTTCTGCACCTGGACAACGTCCTTCAAACTTGTCAACTCCACCAAGCCTCCTTCAGAGGCCTACAGGTCCAGCCCCATCTTTGCCTCAAACATCGCCATCAGGTGCTGCACCAGGTGCTGTTCCACGGGCAACTCAGCAACAGTTTTATCCATCCTATCCTTCAGCGCCTGGTAATCCACCTCAACCTTTATGGGGATATCCTCCACAACCTACTGGCTTTCAGCAGGCTCCCTTCCATTCATATCCACCGGGCTCTCTTGGACCTCTTGGTGCACCAATGGTTGGAACTTCTTCTGTGACTACATCCTTGCCCAACATCCAACCACCAGGCATTACAACTGGTGATCCCAAAGAACAACCATCCGTAAATCCAGGATCTGTGCAGTCCATTCATACTTCAGTTGAACAACATCCAACAG GGCTGGAGGACAGAAGTACGGCCGGAGTTCAGGATTCAGATACATGGTCTGCACACAAAACAGAAGCCGGTGTTCTATATTATTACAATGCCTTGACAGGGGAATCAACTTATCAAAGACCACCTGGTTATAAGGGGGAG CTCGAGAAGGTTGCAGCTCAACCAGTTCCAGCTTCTTG GGACAAAATTGCTGGCACAGACTGGAGCATAGTAACTACAAGTGATGGAAAGAAATATTACTACGACAATAAACAAAAG GTTAGCAGCTGGCAACTTCCGCCAGAGGTGGCTGAACTCAACAAGAATGCTGATTCTGGCAACTTGAAAGGAAGTTCAACTTCACTGCAGGATGCTGGCACAGTAGCAAATAAGGGAGAGGCGAGTGGTGAAATAAGTACTCCTGCCATACAGACAGGTGGCCGTGATTCGTTGCCGCTTCGGCAAACAGTTGCCCCTGCATCGCCTTCTGCTTTGGATTTGATAAAGAAGAAATTGCAGGACGCTGGTGCTTTCAGTGTGTCCTCTCCTCTTGCTACTCCTTCATCTAGTGCATCCGAGTTGAATGGATCTAAACCAGCTGATGGTGCACCTAAGGAACAGCAAGGTTCAAAAAATGGTGAGAAATCAAAGGATAACAATGGCAATGAAAATATGTCAGATTCCTCTTCAGATTCAGATGATGAGGAACATGGACCAAGTAAAGAGGATTGTATTCGTGAGTTTAAG AAAATGCTAAAGGAACGAGGAGTAGCACCATTTTCAAAGTGGGAGAAGGAACTGCCAAAAATAGTATTCGATTCACGATTTAAG GCTATTCCAAGTCACTCGACTAGACGGGCTATATTTGACCACTTTGTTCGGACACGTGCTGACGAGGAACGAAAAGAGAAGAGAGCTGCTCAGAAGGCTGCCGTTGAGGCATATAAACAGCTATTAGAAGAAGCATCTGAG GGCATTGATTCGAAAACAGGTTACCAGGATTTCGAAAGAAAATGGGGTGCTGACCCAAGATTTGCAGCCTTGGATAAAAAAGAAAGGGAGGCTCTTTTCAAGGAGAA GGTGAGGGCTCTTGAAGAGAAAGTTCAATCAGCGCGAAATGCTGTCATAACTGACTTCAAATCAATGCTTCGAGAATGTAAAGATATAATCCCAACTAGCCGTTGGACCAAA GTGAAAGAAAATTTCCGGAGTGATCCAAGGTACAAAGCTGTAAAGCACGAAGAGAGAGAGAATGCTTTTAATGAATACATAGCAGAACTTAAATCCGCTGAACGGGAAGTGGAGCAAGCTGCAAAGGCCAAAGTGGATGAACAA GCCAAATTAAGGGAAAGGGAACGCGAAGCTCGCAAAAGGAAAGAAAGGGAAGAGCAGGAAATGGAGAGAGTAAAATTGAAGATCCGAAGAAAAGATGCCACATCTTCGTATCAGGCTTTGCTTGTTGAAACTATAAAAGATCCAAAG GCATCATGGACTGAATCCAAACGAAAACTTGAGAAGGATCCGCAAGGTCGTGCTGTAAATCCGGACTTAGGCCAAGGTGAGGCCGAGAAGTTATTCCGTGAACATGTCAAGGACTTATATGAG CGTTGTGTCCGTGACTTCAAGGCACTTCTGTCTGAGGCGATTGCCCCAGACGCAGCAACTCGGACGACGGAAGGAGGAAAGACTGTGGTTATCTCTTGGAGCGAAGCAAAAGACCTTCTAAGATCTGATCCAAGGTACAGCAAAGTGGCAAGCAAAGATCGAGAGTCAATGTGGTGGCGATATGCGGATGATATGGTGAGAAAGCTCAAACAGCCGGACACAGAGAAACCGGATACCGATGCCAGACAACAACGACAACAACGCAGGTCCTCTGATCCGCCGAGGCGGAGGTAA